One part of the Vicia villosa cultivar HV-30 ecotype Madison, WI linkage group LG6, Vvil1.0, whole genome shotgun sequence genome encodes these proteins:
- the LOC131614573 gene encoding uncharacterized protein LOC131614573 produces MFQKTLICIGNGYITSFWHSCWKEERSLKELFPLTFSSSKLKNASVASMGGWRDDVWEWGDLGIPFSMETEAAETDRQQLCFKLGSVCLRPEARDRVRWLAEPDDRLPTRDLLLARGIISPSFDSCCLCGLKRESMNHLLFKCTVSSVIWNKIASWIGLVDYKFKDIGNCFLVWHNFCKKQKVRAGTEGSLWLSVCWSIWKLRNEIILRNDGWSVSDIVWSVKELWWRWSFIGKITRTNYNFFEFTNDPFLYYS; encoded by the exons ATGTTTCAGAAAACGTTAATATGCATCGGTAATGGTTATATCACATCTTTTTGGCATTCTTGTTGGAAAGAGGAGAGGAGTCTCAAGGAGCTATTTCCGTTGActttttcttcttcaaagttaaaaaacgcTTCCGTGGCTAGTATGGGAGGTTGGAGGGATGATGTGTGGGAGTGGGGGGACCTCGGTATTCCGTTTTCTATGGAGACCGAGGCTGCTGAAACTGACAGGCAGCAGCTCTGTTTCAAGCTGGGCAGCGTCTGTTTGAGGCCGGAAGCGAGGGATCGTGTGCGGTGGCTCGCAGAACCGGACG ATAGATTACCCACTAGAGATCTCTTGCTAGCTAGAGGTATTATTTCTCCCTCTTTTGATTCTTGTTGTTTGTGTGGTTTGAAGAGGGAATCCATGAATCACTTGTTGTTTAAATGTACGGTGTCTTCGGTGATTTGGAACAAAATAGCTTCTTGGATAGGTTTAGTAGATTACAAGTTTAAAGATATTGGGAATTGTTTTTTGGTTTGGCATAATTTTTGCAAAAAGCAAAAGGTTAGAGCCGGTACGGAAGGATCGTTGTGGTTATCGGTATGTTGGTCTATTTGGAAACTTAGGAATGAGATCATCCTCCGTAATGATGGTTGGAGTGTTTCCGACATTGTTTGGAGTGTTAAGGAGCTTTGGTGGAGATGGTCCTTCATCGGAAAAATTACTCGCACCAATTATAATTTCTTTGAGTTCACAAATGACCCTTTTTTGTATTACTCTTAG
- the LOC131614572 gene encoding NAC domain containing protein 52-like has translation MAMNGYVDYDSIDCVSQFRVGYRFDPTDDDLMSFYLRKKIFNQPLTFHGILQFDVFQTEPWRLPIDTRNSFSDRKYYFFDVRNGRFENMDIRAAGNGEWRIVEKRKEVSLRRSRYFIGRKNTFEYWKMEGTQVVRSEWMMEEFHIKPILHPYMMKIMIFVLDIVTEFFSSNLIQKSILGAYRVFKRKEAKGEEKVTTPTGNDLTMEGEDESANPSAP, from the exons ATGGCTATGAACGGATATGTTGATTATGATTCGATAGATTGTGTTTCTCAATTTCGTGTTGGTTACAGGTTTGATCCAACGGATGATGATCTCATGAGCTTTTATTTGAGGAAGAAGATCTTTAACCAACCACTCACATTTCATGGAATTCTTCAGTTTGATGTGTTCCAAACTGAGCCATGGAGGCTACCAATTG ATACAAGAAATTCATTTAGTGATAGGAAGTACTATTTTTTTGATGTGAGGAATGGTAGGTTTGAAAACATGGACATAAGAGCAGCAGGTAATGGCGAATGGAGAATtgtagaaaaaagaaaagaagtttcTCTCCGAAGAAGCCGTTACTTCATTGGAAGAAAGAACACTTTTGAGTATTGGAAGATGGAGGGAACACAAGTTGTGAGAAGTGAATGGATGATGGAGGAGTTTCACATCAAGCCAATTCTTCATCCTTacatg ATGAAAATCATGATTTTTGTGCTAGATATAGTGACTGAATTTTTTAGCTCAAATTTAATACAGAAGTCAATTTTAGGAGCATATAGAGTCTTTAAGAGGAAGGAGGCAAAGGGTGAGGAGAAAGTTACTACACCAACTGGGAATGATTTAACAATGGAGGGTGAAGATGAATCAGCGAACCCTTCTGCTCCATGA